One Archangium violaceum genomic window, GTGCCGCGTGTCCAGGTAGCGCCTCAGCCGCCCGTACCACTGCAGCTTGTACTTGTATTGATCCGAGTCCACCGCCTGCCCGTTCGGCGCGTACACGCTCAGCACCCGCACCCCGTTCACCGTCGCGGCGATCACCCGCGCGTGCGTGTCGTCCACCCCGTCCGACAGGCCTCGCACCACGTCCGTGGGCTCCGTCTTCGCCAGGATGGCCACCCCGTTGTACGTCTTCTGCCCGTGCACCGCGGCGTGGTAGCCCGCCGCTCGCACGGCCTCCATCGGAAACTCGGTGTCCTGGCACTTCAGCTCCTGCAGGCACACCACGTCCGGTTGAGCGCTCTTCAGCCAGTCCACCAGCCTGTCCAGGCGGGCTCGGACCGAGTTCACGTTCCAGGCAGCGATCTTCATCCCGCCCAACGTCGCACGTCACCTCCTCCCCCGCCACGGTTTTTCCCCTCCTCCTCGGGCGTATTCCCTTGTGGGTCCTGGTCTCCGTACGTCTTTCCGTGACCTTGGCCGTGGCACGGTGGCCCTTGGGGTTTCCGGATAGCTCGGGTGTGGCCCTCGGGCCGCACGGAGCCCGCCCGGGGAGCGGGGAGGCGTCCTCGTAGACCCTCACCCCCCGCCCTCTCCCAGAGGGAGAGGGGGCTGGCACGCGCATCGCAGTGGGCTCCTCCCGACAAGGAGCCAC contains:
- the xth gene encoding exodeoxyribonuclease III, producing MKIAAWNVNSVRARLDRLVDWLKSAQPDVVCLQELKCQDTEFPMEAVRAAGYHAAVHGQKTYNGVAILAKTEPTDVVRGLSDGVDDTHARVIAATVNGVRVLSVYAPNGQAVDSDQYKYKLQWYGRLRRYLDTRHKPGEPLVLCGDWNVAPEDIDVWDVALWEGQTLCTAKEREALKELCAFGLTDTFRKLHPNEQRFSWWDYRMLAFPKNQGLRIDHIFATAPLAERLVAADVDREARKGKQPSDHAPVWAEFKD